A genome region from Marinifilum sp. JC120 includes the following:
- a CDS encoding type II secretion system protein, with product ASNYLEHRLRNALPYSVRVLNDGACLEFMPIVSSGLYMDELPSVANGAIAIGSITPIVVSPFVISGGSGDYLAIAANSSDELYGLFPDSLAAINSVTNTSITLVDDKQWLRNSINQRFYVVESPSAFCLV from the coding sequence GGCTTCTAATTATCTTGAACATCGTTTGCGTAATGCACTGCCTTACAGTGTGCGAGTGCTAAACGATGGCGCTTGTTTAGAGTTCATGCCCATTGTTTCCAGTGGTTTATATATGGATGAGTTGCCGAGTGTGGCAAATGGGGCGATTGCTATTGGCAGTATTACTCCAATTGTTGTTTCTCCTTTTGTCATCTCTGGAGGAAGTGGTGATTATTTAGCGATTGCGGCAAATAGCTCCGATGAACTTTATGGCTTATTTCCTGATTCTTTGGCGGCAATTAATTCTGTAACTAATACTAGTATTACCTTGGTCGATGATAAGCAATGGCTGCGTAATTCAATTAACCAGCGTTTTTATGTGGTGGAATCCCCTAGTGCATTTTGTTTAGTA